One window from the genome of Musa acuminata AAA Group cultivar baxijiao chromosome BXJ1-4, Cavendish_Baxijiao_AAA, whole genome shotgun sequence encodes:
- the LOC135654364 gene encoding pentatricopeptide repeat-containing protein At2g02980, chloroplastic-like produces the protein MSTAFTASPLSPAKSRPNEAIAKETPPPFPFSLLSKCTSLRQLQQLHALAIKSRLQHHPPLLTKLITSCPPSAMDYARRLFDQIPDPDVVLFNTLSRGYSRSDDPIQSVAVFARMLDAGVGPDDYSFPTLLKACASAKASEEGRQAHGAAVKLGFADNIYVLPTLISMYAECGELNVARALFARTDGRCVVSYNSMITACVRSSRPSEALALFRELQAKGLEPTDVTMLSVLSSCALLGALELGKWIHEYVRKNGFGSFVKVNTALIDMYAKCGSLEDAIGVFGDMGSKDTQAWSAMIVAYAIHGHGSKAISLFEEMLKEGIKPDGITFLGVLYACSHSGKVEEGLGYFRSMRGRHGVIPGIKHYGCVVDLLARAGRLDEAFEFIDGLPMQPTPILWRTLLSACGGHGDVDLGKRAFERILELDDTHGGDYVIISNMCASDGRWEDVNRIRQLMSERGAVKVPGCSSIEVANTVHEFFSGDGKHPQSEAAHRMVDEVVERLKSVGYVPDTSRVFHVDMGEEEKEASLRYHSEKLAIAFGLINTPPGTTLRVVKNLRVCGDCHSMAKMVSMAFDREIVLRDLNRFHHFKDGSCSCGDFW, from the coding sequence ATGAGCACAGCCTTCACAGCCAGTCCCCTCTCTCCGGCCAAATCTAGACCAAATGAGGCCATCGCAAAGGAAACTCCACCACCATTCCCTTTCTCCCTACTCAGCAAGTGCACCTCCCTTCGACAACTCCAGCAACTCCACGCCCTTGCCATCAAATCCCGCCTCCAACACCATCCTCCCCTGCTCACTAAGCTCATCACCTCGTGCCCTCCCTCCGCCATGGACTACGCCCGCCGCCTGTTCGACCAAATTCCCGACCCGGATGTCGTCCTCTTCAACACCCTGTCGCGTGGCTACTCCCGTTCCGATGATCCCATTCAGTCCGTCGCAGTATTCGCCCGGATGCTCGACGCGGGTGTTGGCCCCGACGACTACTCTTTCCCGACCCTTCTCAAGGCGTGCGCGAGCGCGAAGGCCTCGGAGGAGGGGAGGCAAGCCCACGGCGCGGCCGTGAAGCTGGGGTTCGCTGACAACATCTATGTGCTCCCCACGCTTATAAGCATGTACGCCGAGTGCGGCGAGCTTAATGTCGCCCGCGCTCTCTTTGCCAGGACGGACGGTCGATGCGTGGTTTCCTACAACTCCATGATCACGGCCTGCGTCCGGAGTAGCCGCCCCAGCGAGGCACTTGCCTTGTTCCGCGAGTTGCAAGCCAAGGGACTCGAGCCGACCGACGTCACGATGCTCAGTGTTCTCTCCTCCTGTGCCTTGCTGGGTGCGCTGGAACTGGGGAAGTGGATCCACGAGTACGTTAGAAAGAATGGATTTGGCTCGTTTGTGAAGGTCAATACAGCATTGATCGACATGTATGCCAAGTGCGGGAGCCTGGAAGATGCCATCGGCGTGTTCGGTGACATGGGCTCGAAGGACACACAAGCTTGGTCGGCCATGATCGTAGCTTACGCGATTCATGGGCACGGGAGCAAAGCCATATCTCTGTTCGAGGAGATGCTGAAGGAGGGGATAAAGCCCGACGGCATTACATTTCTCGGCGTCCTGTATGCTTGTAGTCATTCAGGTAAGGTGGAGGAAGGGCTTGGCTACTTCCGTAGCATGAGGGGTCGCCACGGCGTGATCCCCGGCATCAAACACTACGGCTGTGTGGTGGATCTGTTGGCTCGAGCTGGGCGACTCGACGAGGCTTTCGAGTTCATCGATGGTCTGCCGATGCAGCCCACGCCTATCCTGTGGCGAACGTTGCTGTCCGCCTGCGGAGGCCATGGGGACGTCGACCTCGGCAAGCGGGCGTTCGAGAGGATACTGGAGCTAGACGACACTCATGGCGGCGACTACGTCATTATATCGAACATGTGTGCCTCGGATGGGAGATGGGAGGACGTGAACCGGATAAGGCAGCTGATGAGCGAGAGGGGGGCGGTGAAGGTGCCTGGCTGTAGCTCCATCGAGGTGGCCAACACGGTTCACGAGTTCTTCTCCGGCGACGGGAAGCACCCGCAGTCGGAAGCGGCACACAGGATGGTGGACGAAGTGGTGGAGCGATTGAAGTCGGTCGGCTACGTGCCCGACACTTCGCGAGTGTTTCATGTGGACatgggggaggaggagaaggaagcgaGCCTCCGGTACCACAGCGAGAAGCTGGCGATCGCCTTCGGGCTCATAAACACTCCTCCCGGGACGACGCTCCGTGTAGTCAAGAACCTCCGCGTCTGCGGCGACTGCCATTCCATGGCTAAGATGGTGTCCATGGCGTTCGACAGGGAGATCGTTCTCCGAGATCTGAATCGTTTCCACCATTTCAAAGATGGATCGTGTTCCTGTGGAGATTTCTGGTGA
- the LOC103976938 gene encoding tetraspanin-19, translating into MGRMIRSCLQSALKLVNSVAGFVGVGLILYSLWVIRVWYRQAHAFPTADSWFIYTSLGLGVSFCLIAFSGHIAAETANGHCLSCYMVLVFLLVILEAAITADVILNRDWEEDFPEDTTGRFNGLKDFIRSNFELCKWIGLVIVVAQAMSLFVAMILRALGPYHGNCYDSDDEYLSARLPLLRNQVQHTQYVGDPSVQCRK; encoded by the exons ATGGGGAGGATGATCCGGAGCTGCCTGCAGTCGGCGCTGAAGCTGGTGAACTCGGTGGCGGGATTTGTTGGGGTAGGGTTGATCCTCTATTCCCTTTGGGTGATCAGGGTCTGGTACCGGCAAGCCCATGCCTTCCCCACCGCCGACTCGTG GTTCATATACACTTCTCTTGGACTAGGAGTTTCTTTTTGCTTGATAGCATTTTCTGGTCATATTGCCGCGGAAACAGCTAATGGTCATTGCCTTTCTTGT TATATGGTTTTAGTTTTCTTGCTTGTCATACTGGAGGCTGCAATAACTGCAGATGTAATTCTGAACAGAGATTGGGAAGAG GATTTTCCAGAGGATACAACTGGGAGATTTAATGGGTTAAAGGATTTCATCAGATCAAACTTTGAGTTGTGCAAATGGATAGGTTTGGTTATTGTGGTTGCACAG GCAATGTCTCTCTTTGTGGCCATGATTCTCAGGGCTCTTGGTCCATACCATGGGAACTGCTACGATAGCGATGATGAATATTTATCTGCAAGGCTTCCTCTCTTACGGAACCAGGTTCAACATACACAATATGTTGGTGATCCTAGTGTTCAATGCCGAAAGTGA
- the LOC135654466 gene encoding pentatricopeptide repeat-containing protein At4g21705, mitochondrial-like has product MGSTVFSVARLLRRALQIRLRCSGSPLAAGSSRHFCTARAPRTTLQSMIWPLGLPSVSLEPELDRWVARGHRVRLVELQHVIRELRKRRRYKQALEVSEWMKGKQKIQFMSSDHAVHLDLIGQVHGLSSAESYFNNMRENDKNEKTYGALLNCYVRERLVEKSLSHIQKMKELGLVSSPLPYNDIMCLYTNTGQHEKVPSVLEDMKTNGVLPDNFSYRICINSYGTMSDINGMEMILEEMEHQPQIVVDWNTYSVVANIYIKASITDKASSALKKAEEKLDKRNALGYNHLISLYSQLGNKSEMQRLWELQKVNCKKFINKDYTTMLGGLVKLGEVEEAEVLMKEWESSGNALDWRVPNVLLVGYKKMGLLEKAEAMLDDFLKKGKTPAASSWGIVATGYAEKDMMDKAYELMKNALCVYISSAGWEPNPTIVKSILHYLGDNSQSKDVETFIQLLKFAMPIDRDMYHTLIKTYIREGKEVSELMQRMKSDGIKENEETKKILDSASKHSPSHS; this is encoded by the exons ATGGGTTCGACTGTCTTCTCCGTTGCTCGTCTCCTGAGAAGAGCCCTCCAAATCCGTCTGCGGTGCTCAggatcgccgctcgccgctgggtCAAGCAGGCATTTCTGCACCGCGAGAGCTCCTCGAACGACGCTGCAGTCCATGATATGGCCGCTAGGCCTCCCCAGCGTCAGCCTCGAGCCGGAGCTCGACCGCTGGGTCGCGAGGGGCCACCGCGTCCGCCTCGTCGAGCTGCAGCACGTGATACGAGAGCTTCGCAAGCGTCGTAGGTACAAGCAGGCTCTTGAG GTTTCTGAGTGGATGAAAGGCAAGCAGAAAATACAGTTCATGTCCAGTGACCATGCTGTGCATTTGGATCTAATTGGTCAAGTCCATGGACTCTCATCTGCTGAAAGCTACTTTAATAACATGCGTGAAAATGACAAAAATGAAAAAACCTATGGGGCACTCTTGAACTGTTATGTGAGAGAACGGCTGGTAGAGAAATCTTTGTCACATATTCAGAAGATGAAGGAACTTGGATTAGTATCCTCTCCTTTGCCATATAATGACATCATGTGCCTGTACACAAATACTGGCCAGCATGAAAAGGTTCCCTCAGTGCTAGAAGATATGAAAACTAATGGTGTCCTACCTGATAATTTCAGCTACAGGATTTGCATCAATTCTTATGGTACAATGTCTGATATTAATGGCATGGAGATGATCCTAGAGGAGATGGAGCACCAGCCACAAATTGTTGTCGATTGGAACACCTATTCGGTGGTTGCAAACATCTACATAAAAGCAAGTATCACCGACAAGGCTTCGTCTGCACTAAAAAAAGCAGAAGAGAAACTTGATAAAAGGAATGCACTCGGCTACAATCATCTTATCTCCCTCTACAGCCAACTTGGAAACAAATCTGAGATGCAGAGGTTATGGGAACTTCAGAAAGTGAACTGTAAGAAGTTTATCAACAAAGATTACACCACTATGCTTGGAGGACTGGTAAAGCTTGGGGAGGTGGAAGAAGCAGAAGTTTTGATGAAAGAATGGGAATCAAGTGGGAATGCATTAGATTGGCGTGTCCCAAATGTTCTTCTAGTTGGTTACAAAAAAATGGGGTTGCTAGAAAAGGCTGAGGCCATGCTCGATGACTTCTTGAAGAAAGGTAAAACTCCTGCAGCAAGCAGCTGGGGGATTGTGGCTACAGGTTATGCAGAAAAGGACATGATGGATAAGGCATATGAACTTATGAAAAATGCTCTTTGTGTTTATATTTCAAGTGCAGGCTGGGAACCAAATCCAACTATTGTCAAAAGCATCTTGCATTATCTTGGTGACAACAGTCAAAGCAAGGATGTAGAGACTTTCATCCAACTACTAAAATTTGCAATGCCAATAGATAGAGACATGTATCACACTTTAATTAAGACCTATATTAGAGAAGGGAAGGAGGTGAGTGAACTTATGCAGAGAATGAAATCTGATGGAATTAAAGAAAATGAAGAGACAAAGAAGATTCTGGACAGTGCAAGCAAGCATTCTCCGTCTCATTCATAA
- the LOC135654482 gene encoding elicitor-responsive protein 3-like isoform X1 gives MFTVHIDERLFQLHAMPPPVDSGRHERDGVGRTRVHGTMLLLNMRKRKEAGHFHPYDQEPSRITRLIYSRVSAQRIGMVRGKLEVLLVGAKGLENTDFLCKMDPYAVLTCRTQEQKSSVASGKGSDPEWHESFVFTVSDSVPELTIKLMDSDTGSRDDFVGEATIPLEAVFFEGNIPPTVYNVVKDQKYCGEIKIGLSFIAEETRGSDFLAQSYGGWNESS, from the exons atgttcacagttCACATTGATGAGAGGCTCTTCCAGCTCCATGCGATGCCTCCACCAGTGGACAGCGGCCGACATGAGAGGGACGGCGTGGGAAGAACGAGGGTACATGGCACGATGTTGCTTTTAAATATGCGCAAGAGGAAGGAAGCCGGCCATTTCCACCCGTATGACCAGGAACCATCTCGGATCACGCGCTTGATCTACTCTCGC GTCTCTGCTCAAAGAATAGGGATGGTTCGTGGAAAGCTTGAAGTGCTCCTCGTCGGAGCCAAGGGCCTCGAGAACACCGACTTCCTCT GTAAAATGGATCCTTATGCGGTCCTCACATGCCGGACGCAGGAGCAGAAGAGTAGCGTTGCATCTG GAAAAGGCAGCGATCCTGAATGGCATGAGAGCTTTGTGTTCACTGTTTCTGACAGTGTTCCAGAACTCACTATTAAGCTCATGGACAGTGATACTGGCTCCAGAGATGATTTTGTGGGAGAAGCAAC CATTCCTTTAGAAGCAGTATTTTTCGAAGGAAATATTCCTCCTACTGTTTATAATGTGGTCAAGGATCAAAAATATTGTGGAGAAATTAAAATTGGTCTCTCCTTCATTGCAGAG GAAACTCGCGGGAGTGATTTCCTTGCCCAGAGCTATGGTGGATGGAACGAGTCATCCTGA
- the LOC135654482 gene encoding elicitor-responsive protein 3-like isoform X2 translates to MFTVHIDERLFQLHAMPPPVDSGRHERDGVGRTRVSAQRIGMVRGKLEVLLVGAKGLENTDFLCKMDPYAVLTCRTQEQKSSVASGKGSDPEWHESFVFTVSDSVPELTIKLMDSDTGSRDDFVGEATIPLEAVFFEGNIPPTVYNVVKDQKYCGEIKIGLSFIAEETRGSDFLAQSYGGWNESS, encoded by the exons atgttcacagttCACATTGATGAGAGGCTCTTCCAGCTCCATGCGATGCCTCCACCAGTGGACAGCGGCCGACATGAGAGGGACGGCGTGGGAAGAACGAGG GTCTCTGCTCAAAGAATAGGGATGGTTCGTGGAAAGCTTGAAGTGCTCCTCGTCGGAGCCAAGGGCCTCGAGAACACCGACTTCCTCT GTAAAATGGATCCTTATGCGGTCCTCACATGCCGGACGCAGGAGCAGAAGAGTAGCGTTGCATCTG GAAAAGGCAGCGATCCTGAATGGCATGAGAGCTTTGTGTTCACTGTTTCTGACAGTGTTCCAGAACTCACTATTAAGCTCATGGACAGTGATACTGGCTCCAGAGATGATTTTGTGGGAGAAGCAAC CATTCCTTTAGAAGCAGTATTTTTCGAAGGAAATATTCCTCCTACTGTTTATAATGTGGTCAAGGATCAAAAATATTGTGGAGAAATTAAAATTGGTCTCTCCTTCATTGCAGAG GAAACTCGCGGGAGTGATTTCCTTGCCCAGAGCTATGGTGGATGGAACGAGTCATCCTGA
- the LOC135654482 gene encoding elicitor-responsive protein 3-like isoform X3 — MVRGKLEVLLVGAKGLENTDFLCKMDPYAVLTCRTQEQKSSVASGKGSDPEWHESFVFTVSDSVPELTIKLMDSDTGSRDDFVGEATIPLEAVFFEGNIPPTVYNVVKDQKYCGEIKIGLSFIAEETRGSDFLAQSYGGWNESS; from the exons ATGGTTCGTGGAAAGCTTGAAGTGCTCCTCGTCGGAGCCAAGGGCCTCGAGAACACCGACTTCCTCT GTAAAATGGATCCTTATGCGGTCCTCACATGCCGGACGCAGGAGCAGAAGAGTAGCGTTGCATCTG GAAAAGGCAGCGATCCTGAATGGCATGAGAGCTTTGTGTTCACTGTTTCTGACAGTGTTCCAGAACTCACTATTAAGCTCATGGACAGTGATACTGGCTCCAGAGATGATTTTGTGGGAGAAGCAAC CATTCCTTTAGAAGCAGTATTTTTCGAAGGAAATATTCCTCCTACTGTTTATAATGTGGTCAAGGATCAAAAATATTGTGGAGAAATTAAAATTGGTCTCTCCTTCATTGCAGAG GAAACTCGCGGGAGTGATTTCCTTGCCCAGAGCTATGGTGGATGGAACGAGTCATCCTGA
- the LOC103976890 gene encoding uncharacterized protein LOC103976890, protein MASEERPDCASPEVGTTADGANHLLVREVKDSPDWLPSGWVLETRTQKNGAYAGREIKCYYNPSTGSRFYSKKQVFRHLNARKDFSPTIRETRSITSSNMKKPCTSTSQEKSIKESSSNNAPTGYGSNELPHGWIKEIRFRKYKRGKPVNETLYIDPDGEYAFRSLKDAFRYIETGDVNKCASKPQKRSIRELHTVERELHPAAAAKRLHWRRDASRRCLFPEKGTDSDVKMATEINKSPQWSNLPPSGTKVADSLHVRHFDGVAFTGQTLDLGKEKLSEPAIGKPSDSVNDKLSDAMIEAPKASQECSQLKQFFLNDECLSNGFDEMQQANMRQVKHVPLVPLRQQNGNLLAPETNSLDETNLTLKNEEQSEPKKSRGRHKRGFTRAKAIKPMKMPLRASKRLAALRGNQMSNSGAIQRSNGNKSASVLAQSAQSDLVNKRVHQKNVTPIIDLEQSDDLESHKHASEESNAKKQVQSGRSSSEKPLAPYRSPFGDSWPDPCLEFAFKMLTSDIPVFEETGDIQEYFHQALLSTKNSILGGPASLTKFTSSSQSENLVQMEPWGTQVCFRSDGSACSLQKGQQSSKKAT, encoded by the exons ATGGCGTCGGAGGAGCGGCCAGATTGCGCGTCGCCGGAGGTCGGGACGACCGCCGACGGAGCGAATCATCTG CTTGTCAGAGAAGTAAAAGATTCACCTGATTGGTTGCCTTCTGGTTGGGTTTTGGAGACTAGAACTCAAAAGAATGGGGCATATGCAGGACGAGAGATAAAG TGCTATTACAATCCATCTACTGGATCCAGATTCTACTCAAAGAAACAGGTATTTCGGCATCTTAATGCCAGAAAGGATTTTAGTCCTACAATCAGAGAGACAAGGAGTATCACCTCAAGTAACATGAAGAAACCTTGCACTTCAACCAGTCAAGAGAAGAGCATCAAGGAGAGCTCCTCCAACAAT GCTCCAACTGGATATGGTTCAAACGAGTTACCTCATGGGTGGATTAAGGAGATAAGGTTCAGAAAGTACAAACGAGGAAAACCTGTAAATGAAACG TTATACATTGATCCAGATGGTGAATATGCATTTCGCTCCTTAAAGGATGCATTTCGGTATATTGAAACTGGAGATGTCAATAAATGTGCAAGCAAACCACAGAAAAGGAGTATACGTGAGTTGCATACTGTAGAAAGGGAACTACAT CCCGCTGCTGCAGCCAAAAGATTACACTGGCGAAGAGATGCCTCAAGGAGATGCCTCTTTCCAGAAAAAGGTACTGATTCAGATGTGAAGATGGCAACAGAGATCAACAAATCGCCTCAGTGGTCAAATTTGCCTCCCTCAG GCACAAAAGTAGCTGATTCATTACATGTCAGGCACTTTGATGGAGTTGCATTTACAGGCCAAACATTAGATCTGGGAAAGGAGAAATTGTCAGAACCAGCAATAGGAAAGCCATCAGACTCTGTTAATGATAAGCTGTCTGATGCAATGATTGAAGCACCTAAAGCATCACAAGAATGTTCCCAGTTGAAGCAATTTTTTCTTAATGATGAATGCCTCTCCAACGGGTTTGATGAGATGCAGCAAGCAAATATGAGACAAGTAAAGCATGTACCGTTGGTGCCTCTCCGACAGCAGAATGGAAATCTACTAGCTCCAGAGACTAACTCGTTGGATGAAACAAACTTAACGCTCAAGAATGAGGAGCAATCTGAACCTAAGAAGAGCAGAGGAAGACACAAGCGTGGCTTCACGAGAGCCAAGGCCATAAAGCCAATGAAGATGCCACTCCGAGCATCTAAACGATTGGCTGCACTTAGGGGCAACCAAATGTCAAACTCTGGAGCCATTCAAAGGTCTAATGGGAACAAATCAGCTTCAGTTTTGGCTCAGAGCGCTCAATCTGATCTAGTTAACAAAAGAGTCCACCAGAAAAATGTGACACCCATAATAGACCTTGAACAATCAGACGATCTTGAGAGCCACAAGCATGCAAGTGAAGAATCAAATGCCAAAAAACAGGTTCAATCGGGAAGATCTAGCAGTGAAAAACCATTGGCACCGTACAGATCACCATTCGGTGACTCTTGGCCAGACCCATGCCTTGAATTTGCTTTCAAGATGCTTACAAGTGACATTCCCGTTTTTGAGGAAACTGGGGACATTCAGGAATATTTCCATCAGGCACTGCTCTCGACAAAGAACTCAATTCTTGGTGGACCAGCTTCATTGACTAAGTTCACAAGCTCAAGCCAGAGTGAGAATCTTGTACAGATGGAGCCATGGGGGACACAAGTGTGCTTCAGGAGTGATGGAAGTGCATGTTCCTTGCAGAAAGGCCAGCAGTCTAGCAAGAAGGCAACCTAA